From Arcobacter arenosus:
TTATTAACAGCTATTATTGTAACATTCGCACATACTGTTGGTGAGTTTGGAGTAGTTTTAATGGTGGGAGGAAGTATCCCAGGAGAAACAAAAGTAGCATCAGTTGCTATTTATGAATTTGTTGAGATTATGGATTATACTCAAGCTCATATTTATAGTGGTATTATGATTATTATAAGCTTTTTAGTGTTGCTAAGTGTTTATATCTTTAATCAAAAACAAAATAAAAAATTTGGAATTTAATTTTATCCTTGACAATAAGGACAAAAAAATTTATAATTATCCTTGTGTAAAAGGACAAAAATGAAAGATGTTTTTAAAAGACTTATTACAGATTTTATTGAAAAAAATATTACAGGAATTATCTCTAGAGATTATCAAATACCATTAAATAGTAAAAAAATTATCTCTTTAATTGGTGTAAGACGAAGTGGAAAAAGTAGTATTTTATTTGACATAGTACATAATTTACGAAAAACGACTCCAAGAGAAAATATCATATATATAAATTTTGAAGATGATAGGCTATATCCTTTAGAGTTAAAATCTTTGGATTTACTACTAGAAAGCTATTTTGAACTATATCCAAATAAAAAAAATGAAAAGATATATCTTTTTTTAGATGAAGTTCAAGTTGTAGAGAATTGGGAAGCTTATGTTAGAAGAATCTACGACAATGAAAACATATCAATCTATATAACAGGTTCTAGTGCCAAGCTTCTATCTTCTGAAATAGCAACTAGTTTAAGAGGAAGAACTATAAGTTATGAGATATTTCCATTTTCCTTTAAAGAATATTTACGATATAAACAAATAGACATAAATATCCACTCTTCAAAATCTTTGTCATTTATCAAAAATGCCCTTGAAACTTATCTTATAGATGGTGGCTTTGCAGAAACAATAAATGAAGATAACACCATAAGTAGAAAAATCTTAAGTGACTATCTTGAACTAATAGTTTACAAAGATATAGTTGATAGATACAATATTACAAACAGAAGTCTACTTAAAACTTTAAATAAGTACTGCTTTACAAATATTGCTACATTAATTAGCTTCAACAAACTTTATAATGAGTTTAAATCACAAGGATTCAAGCTCTCAAAGGATACTATTTTTAACTATGTTTCACATTTAGAAGATGCTTATACACTTTTTAGTGTACCAATTTATAGAAACTCCATAAAAGAGGAACAGAGAAATCCAAAAAAAATATATGCTATAGATAATGGTTTTAAAAAAATATATGACTATGCAATAGGTGAAGATAAAAGTAAACTCTATGAAAATATAGTATTTTTGCATCTTAGAAACCAAACTAAAGAGATATATTACTTTAAAGAAAAACAAGAAGTTGACTTTTATGCCAAGATAGAAGGCAAAGAGTTTTTAGTAAATGTTAGCGTTAAAATAGAAAATGAAAAAACAAAACAAAGAGAAACAAAAGGACTTCTTGAAGCTATGAATTACTTTGATTTAAATGAAAGTTATCTAATAACACAAGATGAAGATGAAACAATACAAATAGAAGATAAAAAGATATTTGTATTACCACTTTATAAATTTCTATTAGAGGTATAAAATATGAAAAAGAAAAAAGAGAATTTATTAATTATAATCTCAACAGATAATATTGATTCAATACTAAAATTCCCACTTTTATATGGTGGAGTTTCTATTCCAAGGGGATATTGGAAAAGAGTTCACATTATGTTTTGGGGAGCTTCAATTAAAACTGTAATTTCAAAAAAGAAGCTTAGAAAAAAAATTATAGAACTACAAAAAGCTAATGTTGAATTTAGTTCTTGTATAGTTTGCGCAGAAGAATACAAAGCAGTTAAAAAATTAGAAAAGATAAATGTCCCTTGCGTTCATACGGGAGAGCTTTTAAATGAAGCTTTACAAAACGATAAAAAATGGGCAACCCTAACGGTATAAAAATTGTAAAAGAAAGAATTATGAAACTAGAAAATAAAAAACTAATAATATTTGATTTTGACGGAACTTTGATTGATAGTGCCCCTGATTTAACAGAGGCAGTTAATTATATGCGTGAGAAACTTCATATGGAGCCTGTTCCTATTGAAAGTGTAAGGCTATGGATTGGAAATGGCGCTTCAAAACTTGTAAAAAGAGCCTTATGTGGCAATATAGTTGTAGATAAAGAAAAATTCAATGAAGAGGTTTTTACAAGGGCATTAGGGTATTTTTTTGACCATTATTCACTAAATGTTGCCAAGAATACAACCCTTTATGAGGGAGTGGAAGAGACTTTAGAAGAGTTAAAAGAGAAAAAGTATAGTTTTGCCATAGCTACAAATAAACCCCATGAATTTATTGAACCAATTTTAGAAAAATTTGAATTGAAATCCTATTTTAAACTTTATCTTGGTGGAAATAGCGTTGAGAAAAAAAAGCCAGACCCAATGATGTTACTTAGAATTTGTGAAGAGTTAGGTTATACAGTGGAAGAAAGTGTGATGATTGGAGATTCTAAAAACGATATTTTGTCAGCAAAAAATGCAAATATGGATTCTATTGCCATGACTTATGGTTATAACTACGATGAGGATATAAAAATTTATGAACCAAATATAATATGTGATAAATTCAAGCAGTTAAATGAGGTTTTATAGTTTAGATGCAAGAGAAGATGAAAATCGCAATTATTGGTGCAGGAATAGCAGGTAGTACAGCGGCAATTTATTTGGGAAAATTAGGCCTTGATGTAACTTTATTTGAAAGGGGTAACTCAATAGTTAGTGGTCCTCCTTTTTGCCATCTTCATGCAGGTGGTAACCTTTATCGAGAAATATCAGATGAAGCTTGTGTGACTTTATTAAAAGAATCAATTGAATTATTAAGAATGTACCCACAAGTAATTGACTACAGACCTACAGTTTTAGCCATCCCAACCGTTGATAATGGAGAGGCAAAAGATTTATTTAAAAGACTTGATATTTTAAAAGAAGAGTATAAAAAACTTGTAAATGAAGATAGTAAAAATCAAGTTTTAGGGAAAGTTGAAGATTATTATAAAGTTTATACTAAAGAAGAATTAAAAAAATTAAAAGAGAAAAAAACAGTAAAAAAACCTAAAAGTTTTGATGAATGGATGATACCTGTTGCTAAAAATGTAGACCTTAATAAAATAAAAGATACCTTGATAATGGTACAAGAGTATGGTTTAAATATTTTTAGACTCAGTGCAAGTGCTAAAATGATTTTAGATGAAATGTCAAATGTAAAGATTAAACTAAATACTACAGTTTCCAATATTATAGAAGATGAAAGTCTAAAAAATTTTGTAATTGAATTTAAAAATAATGAATTAATAAATGAACAAAGATTTGATTATATAATCAATGCAGCAGGTTTTAGAACAGGTAAGATTGATGATATGCTTAAAGTAAAAGCTAAAAGATTAGTTGAGTTTAAATCGGCATATGTTAGTAAATGGACTGACTGCGATACTATTTGGCCTGAAGTTATTTTTTATGGAACAAGGGGTACCCCTCAAGGAATGGCTCAATTTACTCCATATCCAAATGGTCATTTTCAAATACATGGGATGACAGAAGAGATAACCCTTTTTAAAAATGGTTTAGCAAAAAGTTGTGAAAATAGTTCCCAACCAAAGTTAGAAAAAAAATTTGTGAAAAAGATTACCCAAGGTTGGGAAAAATCTGATATTGAAAATAGAACAAAAAGTGCAATTAATTATATTAAACAATTTATTCCAAGTTTCAAAAATGTAGAGGTTGCCTCAAAGCCTTTATATGGAGCACAACAAATTCCAGGTGATGAGGTTAGTTTAAGAACTGCAGATGTATGTTTTGAAAGTGAAAGATATGCAAGATGTGAGATTGTAAAAGCTTCATCAGTTTTAACCATGAGTGATATGATAATCAAAAGTTTAATAGAACTTTCTATTCTTCCAAGTGATGTTTATAAAAATAGAACTCAGATTTTTGATAAGTTTCAAGATAGAGAAAAATTAGATTCATTATCAAAAGAGATTGCAAAACAAAGGGATTATCCCGAAGAGTTAGCAATGCTTATAAATGACAAAAAACTTAATTAGGTTTAAAAAATGATACAAATAGATATAAAAAAACAGCTTTATGGCTCAAATGGTCAGATGCTTTTAGATGTAAACCTTGAGATAGAAAAAGGTGATTTTATAGCATTAAGTGGTTTAAGTGGAAGTGGCAAAACAACACTTTTAAGAATACTTGCAGGACTTGAAGAGGGTTCTGGAATAATTAAAATAGATGATAAAATTTGGTTAGATGATAAAATTAAACTTCCAACACAAAAAAGAGAAATAGGATTTGTCTTTCAAGATTATGCACTATTTCCAAATATGACCGTTCTTGAAAATCTACTTTATGTAAAAAAAGATTTAGACTTAGCTAATCATCTACTTGAAATAACAGAACTATCTGAACTAAAAAAAAGACTTCCAAATATGTTAAGTGGGGGACAAAAACAGCGAGTTAGTTTATGTAGAGCTTTGATGAACAGACCAAAACTTTTACTTATGGATGAGCCTTTATCTGCTTTAGATCCAGCTATGAGAACAAAACTTCAAAATGAGATATTACAACTTCATAAAGAGTTTGAGACAACTACGATTATGGTAAGCCATGACCCAAGTGAAATATATAGATTGAGTAATCGGGTTTTAGTTTTAAATCAAGGAAAAATAATCGATGATGGAGATGCTAAAAAAGTACTTCTAAAAACAACAGGAAGTGCTAAATTTTCCTTTGAAGGTGAACTTTTGGAGATAGTTAAAATGGATGTGATTTATGTGGCAATTGTATCTATTGGGCAACAATTAGTTGAAATTGTTATTAGCCAAGAGGAAGCTACTAACCTTGTAATTGGGCAAAAAGTAAATGTAAGTACAAAGGCCTTTGCTCCAATAATCTCTTAATCTACAAAATTGTAAATTAAAAAATAGTTCAAGGAACATCATTTGCATTACCTTTTAAAAAAAGGAGAGATGATGTTTTTACTTGAACAATTTCTATTACCTGGAATTTTAGTGTGTTACACAGCAGGTGTAATTATTTATACAAACTACAAATATAAAAACTCATAAATTTAGTGGAACACTTTTTGCATATATCTTTTTAACCTTTTGTAAATTAGATTTCATTAGAGTAAGGAATTAATGTCTCCTTACTCTTTTGTTTTTACAAAAATTGTAAGAAGGATTTCTTTTATGGCTGAAGCTACATTTGATGATACATTAAATTTTG
This genomic window contains:
- a CDS encoding ATP-binding protein — encoded protein: MKDVFKRLITDFIEKNITGIISRDYQIPLNSKKIISLIGVRRSGKSSILFDIVHNLRKTTPRENIIYINFEDDRLYPLELKSLDLLLESYFELYPNKKNEKIYLFLDEVQVVENWEAYVRRIYDNENISIYITGSSAKLLSSEIATSLRGRTISYEIFPFSFKEYLRYKQIDINIHSSKSLSFIKNALETYLIDGGFAETINEDNTISRKILSDYLELIVYKDIVDRYNITNRSLLKTLNKYCFTNIATLISFNKLYNEFKSQGFKLSKDTIFNYVSHLEDAYTLFSVPIYRNSIKEEQRNPKKIYAIDNGFKKIYDYAIGEDKSKLYENIVFLHLRNQTKEIYYFKEKQEVDFYAKIEGKEFLVNVSVKIENEKTKQRETKGLLEAMNYFDLNESYLITQDEDETIQIEDKKIFVLPLYKFLLEV
- a CDS encoding ABC transporter ATP-binding protein — its product is MIQIDIKKQLYGSNGQMLLDVNLEIEKGDFIALSGLSGSGKTTLLRILAGLEEGSGIIKIDDKIWLDDKIKLPTQKREIGFVFQDYALFPNMTVLENLLYVKKDLDLANHLLEITELSELKKRLPNMLSGGQKQRVSLCRALMNRPKLLLMDEPLSALDPAMRTKLQNEILQLHKEFETTTIMVSHDPSEIYRLSNRVLVLNQGKIIDDGDAKKVLLKTTGSAKFSFEGELLEIVKMDVIYVAIVSIGQQLVEIVISQEEATNLVIGQKVNVSTKAFAPIIS
- a CDS encoding phosphoglycolate phosphatase, encoding MKLENKKLIIFDFDGTLIDSAPDLTEAVNYMREKLHMEPVPIESVRLWIGNGASKLVKRALCGNIVVDKEKFNEEVFTRALGYFFDHYSLNVAKNTTLYEGVEETLEELKEKKYSFAIATNKPHEFIEPILEKFELKSYFKLYLGGNSVEKKKPDPMMLLRICEELGYTVEESVMIGDSKNDILSAKNANMDSIAMTYGYNYDEDIKIYEPNIICDKFKQLNEVL
- a CDS encoding FAD-dependent oxidoreductase, whose amino-acid sequence is MQEKMKIAIIGAGIAGSTAAIYLGKLGLDVTLFERGNSIVSGPPFCHLHAGGNLYREISDEACVTLLKESIELLRMYPQVIDYRPTVLAIPTVDNGEAKDLFKRLDILKEEYKKLVNEDSKNQVLGKVEDYYKVYTKEELKKLKEKKTVKKPKSFDEWMIPVAKNVDLNKIKDTLIMVQEYGLNIFRLSASAKMILDEMSNVKIKLNTTVSNIIEDESLKNFVIEFKNNELINEQRFDYIINAAGFRTGKIDDMLKVKAKRLVEFKSAYVSKWTDCDTIWPEVIFYGTRGTPQGMAQFTPYPNGHFQIHGMTEEITLFKNGLAKSCENSSQPKLEKKFVKKITQGWEKSDIENRTKSAINYIKQFIPSFKNVEVASKPLYGAQQIPGDEVSLRTADVCFESERYARCEIVKASSVLTMSDMIIKSLIELSILPSDVYKNRTQIFDKFQDREKLDSLSKEIAKQRDYPEELAMLINDKKLN
- a CDS encoding DsrE family protein, which translates into the protein MKKKKENLLIIISTDNIDSILKFPLLYGGVSIPRGYWKRVHIMFWGASIKTVISKKKLRKKIIELQKANVEFSSCIVCAEEYKAVKKLEKINVPCVHTGELLNEALQNDKKWATLTV